A part of Solicola gregarius genomic DNA contains:
- a CDS encoding ABC transporter ATP-binding protein, whose translation MQLEIRGLTKRFGSLTANDHIDLSVEPGEIHCLLGENGAGKSTLMNMLYGLLEPDEGEILADGEPLTIRSPGDAIDAGIGMVHQHFMLVPVFTVAENIMLGHEQTGLPGVLSRRKAAVLVGDLSERYGLSVDPDAKVADVSVGVQQRVEILKALIKDAEVLILDEPTAVLTPQETDELFTIMRQLRDSGTSIVFITHKLREVRAIADRITVIRRGKVVATAEPSASESELAELMVGREVSLTVDRSASVDIGDPVLEVRDLTIIDERGHTAVDHVSLDVRAGEVLGLAGVQGNGQTEFVAALLGLTEPATGTVALSGTDIGGYGPARSLRAGIGFVPEDRKHDGFVESFTVAENLVLDLYRHDEFSAGLQLRWDKIYENADHRIAEFDIRTQGSTEHVGSLSGGNQQKVVLARELSRPLRLLVASQPTRGLDVGSIEFVHKRIMAERENGTAVLIVSTELDEIVGLSDRVAVMYGGRVAGIVPPDTPREELGLLMAGVTPEGARHV comes from the coding sequence GTGCAACTCGAGATACGCGGCCTGACCAAGCGGTTCGGGTCGCTCACGGCGAACGACCACATCGACCTGAGCGTCGAGCCCGGTGAGATCCACTGCCTGCTCGGCGAGAACGGCGCGGGCAAGTCGACGCTGATGAACATGCTCTACGGGCTGCTCGAACCCGACGAGGGCGAGATCCTCGCCGACGGGGAGCCGCTCACAATCCGCAGCCCCGGCGATGCCATCGACGCGGGCATCGGCATGGTGCACCAGCACTTCATGCTCGTCCCCGTGTTCACGGTCGCCGAGAACATCATGCTCGGCCACGAGCAGACCGGCCTGCCGGGCGTACTCAGCCGTCGCAAGGCCGCGGTGCTCGTCGGCGACCTGTCCGAGCGGTACGGGTTGAGCGTCGACCCCGATGCCAAGGTCGCGGACGTGTCGGTCGGCGTGCAGCAGCGGGTCGAGATCCTGAAGGCGCTGATCAAGGACGCCGAGGTGTTGATCCTCGACGAGCCGACCGCCGTACTCACTCCGCAGGAGACCGACGAGCTGTTCACGATCATGCGCCAGCTACGCGACAGCGGCACGTCGATCGTGTTCATCACCCACAAGCTCAGGGAGGTCCGCGCGATCGCCGATCGCATCACGGTGATCCGGCGCGGCAAGGTCGTGGCGACCGCCGAGCCGTCGGCGTCGGAGTCCGAGCTCGCCGAGCTGATGGTCGGCCGCGAGGTGAGCCTGACCGTCGACCGGTCCGCCTCCGTCGACATCGGCGACCCGGTGCTCGAGGTGCGCGACCTGACCATCATCGACGAGCGCGGCCATACCGCCGTCGACCACGTCTCGCTCGACGTACGCGCGGGGGAGGTGCTCGGTCTCGCCGGCGTGCAGGGCAACGGGCAGACCGAGTTCGTCGCGGCGCTGCTCGGACTCACCGAGCCCGCGACGGGCACGGTCGCGCTGTCCGGCACCGATATCGGCGGGTACGGCCCGGCGAGAAGCCTGCGCGCGGGCATCGGGTTCGTGCCCGAGGACCGCAAGCACGACGGGTTCGTCGAGTCGTTCACGGTCGCGGAGAACCTCGTTCTCGACCTCTACCGGCACGACGAGTTCTCGGCCGGTCTCCAGCTGCGATGGGACAAGATCTACGAGAACGCCGACCACCGGATCGCCGAGTTCGACATCCGTACCCAGGGTTCGACGGAGCACGTGGGCTCGCTGTCCGGCGGCAACCAGCAGAAGGTCGTGCTCGCCCGCGAGCTGTCCCGGCCGCTGCGGCTGCTCGTCGCGTCGCAGCCGACCCGGGGACTGGATGTCGGGTCCATCGAGTTCGTGCACAAGCGCATCATGGCCGAGCGGGAGAACGGCACGGCCGTGCTCATCGTCTCCACGGAGCTGGACGAGATCGTCGGCCTGTCCGACCGGGTCGCGGTGATGTACGGCGGCCGGGTCGCGGGGATCGTGCCGCCCGACACGCCACGCGAGGAGCTCGGCCTGCTGATGGCCGGAGTGACACCGGAGGGTGCTCGACATGTCTGA
- a CDS encoding ABC transporter permease: MSEQETAEPSRPKQQARPSVVSEWIPTVWLTFLSIVLALVVGAVLIVVSSDEVISSLDYFFSYPWDTISAAGEAIVDSYWALLDGSFGSGNAIASTLERAAPLACAGLGVTLAFRVGLFNIGAQGQIISGSICAAYVGFTWDLPPVLHLIVALFAGLLGGAIWGGIVGVLKSQTGAHEVIVTIMLNYVALAILRWLLTLNDFQVPGSNNPKSPVVDGSASFPDFLGVHSGVFVALLAAVGVWWLLSRSTLGFEMRAVGANPAASRTAGMSVARAYTLAMVIAGLLAGLAGTQQVLGHDDPLTDGIAGSLGFDAITVSLLGRATPSGTVLAAVLFGALSTGGRQMQASTGTPLDLTTVLQAMIVLFVAAPALVRSVFRVRAAEGGGAVLAKGWNA, encoded by the coding sequence ATGTCTGAGCAAGAGACCGCCGAGCCGTCGCGGCCGAAGCAGCAAGCGCGGCCGTCCGTCGTCAGCGAGTGGATCCCCACGGTCTGGCTGACGTTCCTCTCGATCGTCCTCGCGCTCGTCGTCGGGGCCGTGCTCATCGTCGTCAGCAGCGACGAGGTCATCTCGTCGCTGGACTACTTCTTCTCGTACCCGTGGGACACGATCTCGGCGGCCGGCGAGGCCATCGTCGACTCCTACTGGGCGCTGCTGGACGGCTCGTTCGGCTCGGGCAATGCGATCGCGTCGACGCTCGAACGCGCGGCCCCGCTGGCGTGCGCGGGCCTCGGCGTCACGCTCGCGTTCCGGGTCGGCCTGTTCAACATCGGTGCCCAGGGCCAGATCATCTCCGGCTCGATCTGCGCCGCGTACGTCGGCTTCACCTGGGACCTCCCGCCCGTGCTGCACCTGATCGTCGCGCTGTTCGCCGGTCTGCTCGGTGGCGCGATCTGGGGCGGCATCGTGGGTGTGCTCAAGTCGCAGACCGGTGCGCACGAGGTGATCGTCACGATCATGCTCAACTACGTGGCCCTCGCGATCCTGCGCTGGCTGCTGACGCTGAACGACTTCCAGGTTCCCGGTTCGAACAACCCCAAGAGCCCGGTCGTCGACGGCTCCGCGTCCTTCCCCGACTTCCTCGGCGTGCACTCGGGCGTGTTCGTCGCGCTGCTCGCGGCCGTCGGTGTGTGGTGGCTGCTGTCGCGATCCACTCTCGGCTTCGAGATGCGCGCCGTCGGTGCCAACCCGGCCGCGTCGCGTACGGCCGGGATGAGCGTCGCGCGGGCGTACACGTTGGCCATGGTGATCGCCGGTCTGCTCGCCGGTCTGGCGGGCACGCAGCAGGTGCTCGGTCACGACGACCCGCTGACGGACGGCATCGCCGGCTCACTCGGCTTCGACGCGATCACGGTGTCCCTGCTCGGGCGCGCGACTCCGAGCGGCACGGTATTGGCGGCGGTCCTGTTCGGGGCCCTCAGCACGGGCGGGCGGCAGATGCAGGCATCGACGGGTACGCCACTCGACCTGACGACCGTCCTGCAGGCGATGATCGTGCTGTTCGTCGCGGCGCCCGCGCTCGTACGATCCGTGTTCCGCGTACGCGCCGCCGAGGGCGGCGGCGCCGTGCTGGCGAAGGGGTGGAACGCATGA